From Streptomyces sp. NBC_00370, a single genomic window includes:
- a CDS encoding helix-turn-helix domain-containing protein — translation MAGPRRDTRGIIDAPELFAQVRFRRREPAAALRPYLEHYWLIDWDLTRPYVSHLVPHPSVNVVFQRFGEQEPFGEVAGIGLELFTQKLEGRGLVRGVQFRPGGFRPFAPQWPVSRWTGQRLPVAEALPTTEAEIATILAPAGADAGTGAGAGADDAAVAALDTYLLGVADLGEPGGPAEPDPQVAMAMRLADRIRTDRTVRRVASLAETEGISARSLQRLFATYVGVGPKWVILRYRIHEALERAESSEGAEVDWAELAAELGYSDQAHLVRDFTATVGVPPTAYAR, via the coding sequence ATGGCTGGTCCACGGCGTGACACCCGGGGCATCATCGACGCCCCGGAGCTCTTCGCGCAGGTGCGGTTCCGCCGCCGCGAGCCCGCCGCAGCGCTGCGGCCGTACCTGGAGCACTACTGGCTGATCGACTGGGATCTGACCCGGCCGTACGTCTCCCATCTCGTCCCGCATCCGTCGGTGAACGTGGTCTTCCAGCGCTTCGGGGAGCAGGAGCCGTTCGGGGAGGTCGCCGGCATCGGCCTCGAACTGTTCACGCAGAAGCTGGAGGGGCGCGGCCTGGTGCGCGGGGTGCAGTTCAGGCCGGGCGGTTTCCGGCCGTTCGCGCCGCAGTGGCCGGTGTCGCGGTGGACGGGGCAGCGGCTGCCGGTGGCGGAGGCGCTGCCGACGACGGAGGCGGAGATCGCGACGATCCTGGCCCCGGCGGGCGCGGACGCGGGTACGGGTGCGGGTGCGGGGGCCGACGACGCGGCGGTGGCGGCGCTCGACACGTATCTGCTGGGCGTCGCTGATCTCGGCGAGCCCGGCGGGCCGGCCGAGCCCGACCCGCAGGTCGCGATGGCGATGCGGCTGGCCGACCGGATCAGGACCGACCGCACGGTGCGCCGGGTGGCGTCACTCGCGGAGACGGAGGGGATCTCGGCGCGCTCGCTGCAACGGCTGTTCGCGACGTACGTGGGGGTGGGCCCCAAGTGGGTCATCCTGCGCTACCGCATCCATGAGGCGCTGGAGCGGGCCGAGTCGAGCGAGGGCGCCGAGGTGGACTGGGCCGAGCTGGCGGCCGAACTCGGCTACAGCGACCAGGCCCATCTCGTACGGGACTTCACGGCGACGGTCGGGGTGCCCCCGACGGCCTACGCGCGCTGA
- a CDS encoding histidine phosphatase family protein — protein sequence MTTRLTLVSPAMTTALREARFSTDDAGFDAAAVAAAGPFPAGRAEVYASPSPRCVRTAEALGLDATPLPALAPCATGRWQGSTLDEVAAAEPESVAAWLADPAAAPHGGESLAALHERVGAWLRDLAPEGGRVVVVAEPDVVRAAVALAVGAPASAFWRIDVRPLTATELSGRNGRWNLLSGRSLSSD from the coding sequence ATGACCACTCGACTGACGCTGGTCTCCCCCGCCATGACGACGGCGCTGCGCGAGGCGCGCTTCAGCACGGACGACGCCGGGTTCGACGCGGCGGCCGTGGCGGCTGCCGGCCCCTTCCCCGCGGGCCGCGCCGAGGTCTACGCGTCCCCGTCGCCGCGCTGTGTCCGTACGGCCGAGGCGCTCGGCCTGGATGCGACGCCCCTGCCCGCGCTCGCGCCGTGCGCGACGGGCCGGTGGCAGGGCAGCACCCTGGACGAAGTCGCCGCCGCCGAACCGGAGTCGGTGGCCGCGTGGCTGGCCGACCCGGCGGCGGCGCCGCACGGCGGGGAGTCGCTGGCGGCGCTGCACGAGCGGGTCGGCGCGTGGCTGCGGGACCTGGCACCGGAGGGCGGCCGGGTCGTCGTCGTGGCGGAGCCGGACGTCGTACGCGCGGCCGTCGCGCTCGCCGTCGGCGCACCCGCGTCGGCGTTCTGGCGGATCGACGTACGGCCGCTGACCGCGACGGAGCTGAGCGGACGGAACGGCCGCTGGAACCTGCTCAGCGGCCGTTCTCTGTCCTCTGACTGA
- a CDS encoding J-domain-containing protein has translation MTERKPPGVSFESWADRQIREAEERGAFADLPGLGKPLASANAPYDELWWVKDKMRRENLSYLPPTLMLRKEAEDALVGARAARSERQVRQILAEINEKIAACLAKPPPGPVLGIRPYDVEEVVRDWRERRAS, from the coding sequence ATGACTGAGCGCAAGCCACCGGGTGTGAGCTTCGAGAGCTGGGCGGACCGGCAGATCAGGGAGGCCGAGGAGCGCGGCGCCTTCGCCGACCTGCCGGGTCTTGGCAAGCCGCTGGCCTCGGCGAACGCGCCGTACGACGAGCTGTGGTGGGTCAAGGACAAGATGCGGCGGGAGAACCTGTCCTACCTCCCGCCCACGCTCATGCTGCGCAAGGAGGCGGAGGACGCCCTCGTCGGCGCGCGGGCGGCCCGCTCGGAGCGGCAGGTCAGACAGATCCTGGCGGAGATCAACGAGAAGATCGCCGCGTGCCTGGCGAAACCGCCGCCGGGGCCCGTGCTGGGCATCAGGCCGTACGACGTCGAAGAGGTCGTACGGGACTGGCGGGAGCGCCGAGCCTCGTAA
- a CDS encoding TIGR03086 family metal-binding protein — protein sequence MTEKISELLRSAAGRTVPVVRRITDDQLTAPTPCGEYDVRALAAHLLQVVVGFQALAAKEQADLSSPPPPLTGDWRERFAEETDRLVRAWEEPGAEEGVSQGMGLPSRTIGAMGLGDLMVHGWDLARATGQPYELDPALVDVLCAEYAALAPTARRMGVFGEEVPVPADAGPFAALLGLTGRDPAWAGR from the coding sequence ATGACCGAGAAGATCAGCGAGCTGCTGCGCTCGGCGGCCGGCCGGACCGTCCCCGTCGTCCGCCGCATCACCGATGACCAGCTCACGGCGCCCACCCCGTGCGGTGAGTACGACGTCCGCGCGCTCGCCGCGCATCTCCTCCAGGTCGTGGTCGGCTTCCAGGCGCTCGCCGCCAAGGAGCAGGCCGATCTCAGCTCGCCACCGCCGCCGCTGACGGGGGACTGGCGCGAGCGGTTCGCCGAGGAGACGGACCGGCTCGTGCGGGCCTGGGAGGAGCCCGGCGCCGAGGAGGGCGTCTCGCAGGGGATGGGGCTGCCGTCGCGCACGATCGGCGCCATGGGGCTTGGCGACCTGATGGTCCACGGGTGGGACCTGGCCCGCGCGACGGGACAGCCGTACGAGCTGGATCCGGCGCTCGTGGACGTACTCTGCGCCGAGTACGCGGCGCTGGCACCGACCGCCCGCAGGATGGGGGTCTTCGGGGAAGAGGTGCCGGTGCCGGCCGACGCGGGCCCGTTCGCCGCGCTGCTGGGCCTGACGGGCCGCGACCCGGCCTGGGCGGGCCGGTAG
- a CDS encoding GlsB/YeaQ/YmgE family stress response membrane protein, with product MEISGIIAAVIIGIIIGVLGRLVVPGRQHIGVIWTIIIGIVAALIGSAIASGIGVADTDGPDWIEWIIQIVLAAVGVAALDRAKSPSRRR from the coding sequence ATGGAGATTTCCGGCATCATCGCAGCCGTCATCATCGGCATCATCATCGGTGTTCTGGGACGGCTGGTCGTACCGGGCCGTCAGCACATCGGGGTGATCTGGACGATCATCATCGGCATCGTCGCGGCGCTGATCGGCTCCGCCATCGCGAGCGGTATCGGCGTCGCCGACACGGACGGACCCGACTGGATCGAGTGGATCATCCAGATCGTCCTGGCGGCGGTCGGTGTGGCCGCGCTGGACCGTGCGAAGTCCCCGAGCCGCCGCCGCTGA